In Labilibaculum sp. DW002, the genomic window GGATTATATTTTAAACCAGATACTGAGCAAAAAGCTCGTCGAAAACTTCCCCTTTCGACAATCGCCCATTTACCAAACAAATGGTGTATACTTTTCCTTTTGCACAAAGCTTATTATCTGAGATACGATAAATGTCTTCATGAAATATAAGTTTTGGCCCATCCCTATCAATATTCAATTTCACAAGAAACTCATCACCTGAACTAAGCGAAGTTTTAAAGTCAATTTCAACACGAGCTACCATAGCATCAAGCCCTTGCTCATGCAAAAGTTTAAAATTACTTCCTGCAGATTCTAAAAACTCATGACGCGCATGCTCCAAATAATTCTGATAAACTGAATTATTAACAACACCCTGTAAGTCACACTCATAATCGCGAACCTTCAGCTTTAATTCGTAAATATAATTTTTCATATTCTTATTTTAATCAATGGTAAAGCTATAAACTATTTGAAAAATGACCCCATCTATAAACGAAAAAACAGAGCCGAATTATAAATCCGACTCTGTTAATATAAATTTGAACAATTTAAAAATCTGTTTTGCCCTCAACATAATCGCTAAAGCTATCAATTCCTAAATCGTCTATAGATTTTTTACAGAAAGAATAAATAAAG contains:
- a CDS encoding acyl-CoA thioesterase, with protein sequence MKNYIYELKLKVRDYECDLQGVVNNSVYQNYLEHARHEFLESAGSNFKLLHEQGLDAMVARVEIDFKTSLSSGDEFLVKLNIDRDGPKLIFHEDIYRISDNKLCAKGKVYTICLVNGRLSKGEVFDELFAQYLV